One stretch of Armigeres subalbatus isolate Guangzhou_Male chromosome 2, GZ_Asu_2, whole genome shotgun sequence DNA includes these proteins:
- the LOC134218163 gene encoding uncharacterized protein LOC134218163: protein MLDNDEFEAEYRLLMSPGNSAAAPGKEKTKRPAESPASSEGKKTRVENLDLKLAFKRKNSDVDQQYFESVCLALSDIQSGLPNDVPFPRFFGSGYKMGIGWFYARDEVSMEWLKTALHQICEQEIISDLEVLPYVKICPLRRVIFSVPTVPRLGKNAKYFILRTIARQNPNLSINYWRILRVLPSHGGRHTIIMEIDEGSVAAIESQRCKIFYAFSQVFLSVAAKNIETE from the exons ATGCTG GATAACGATGAATTCGAAGCTGAGTATCGCCTTTTGATGTCGCCTGGCAATTCTGCAGCGGCCCCAGGCAAGGAAAAAACTAAACGGCCTGCTGAGTCTCCAGCCTCTAGTGAGGGGAAAAAAACTCGAGTGGAAAACTTAGATTTGAAACTGGCTTTTAAACGGAAAAATTCGGACGTTGATCAACAATATTTTGAATCGGTTTGTTTGGCACTGTCCGATATCCAGAGTGGCCTACCGAATGACGTCCCATTTCCAAGGTTCTTTGGCTCTGGATACAAAATGGGCATTGGTTGGTTCTACGCACGAGACGAAGTGTCTATGGAATGGTTGAAAACGGCGCTTCACCAGATATGCGAAca agaaatcatCTCCGATCTCGAAGTGTTACCATATGTGAAAATCTGTCCTTTGCGACGAGTCATCTTTTCGGTGCCAACTGTGCCTCGACTTGGGAAAAACGCTAAATACTTTATATTACGTACCATTGCTCGCCAGAACCCAAACTTGTCCATTAATTACTGGCGTATCTTACGAGTGCTTCCATCGCATGGTGGTAGGCATACAATAATAATGGAAATTGACGAGGGTTCTGTTGCAGCGATTGAGTCACAGCGATGTAAAATATTTTACGCTTTCTCCCAAGTATTCCTATCAGTGGCGGCAAAAAATATCGAAACAGAATAA